A section of the Humulus lupulus chromosome 2, drHumLupu1.1, whole genome shotgun sequence genome encodes:
- the LOC133814500 gene encoding uncharacterized protein LOC133814500 — protein MNQKQHIETIVSKQSNQARRDYRTCLTTTTDCVWFLLRQGILFRGSNESEDSRNQGNFLEVLKFLSNHNSEIKVSTLKHALENLKLTSPKIQKDITNAFVVETINTIIKDIEDGLFSIIFYESHNASMKKQMTIVLRCVDKNGRAIERLIGVEHVTSTITLALKTAIDRLFSRHGLSISRLWGRGYDGASNIQGEFNGLKTLILNENPCAFYIHCFAHQLQAALVAIAKKHYKIASFFGVITNVFNVVGAFYKCSDILQEKQDAIVVEALQNGEITSGKGLNQQTRLKHPRDTSWGSHYGTLVSLITMFSSTTDVLEEFVDSGSYSDQKCEAKNLIRVHTIISICFFAYI, from the coding sequence ATGAATCAAAAACAACATATTGAGACAATTGTCTCAAAGCAATCAAATCAAGCTCGGCGTGATTACAGAACTTGTTTGACTACAACAACTGATTGTGTTTGGTTTCTCTTACGACAAGGAATTTTATTTCGTGGCAGCAATGAATCTGAGGACTCACGAAATCAAGGTAACTTTCTTGAAGTTTTGAAGTTTTTATCCAATCACAACAGTGAAATTAAAGTTTCCACATTAAAGCATGCTCTTGAAAATCTCAAACTAACATCACCTAAGATTCAAAAGGATATTACGAATGCTTTTGTTGTTGAAACTATCAATACCATTATCAAAGATATTGAAGATGgattattttctattattttttatgAATCTCACAATGCTTCCATGAAAAAGCAAATGACTATTGTATTACGCTGTGTGGATAAAAATGGTCGTGCAATTGAGCGTTTAATTGGTGTTGAACATGTTACTAGTACCATAACTCTTGCACTTAAGACTGCAATTGATAGATTATTTTCAAGACATGGATTAAGTATATCTAGATTGTGGGGACGAGGTTATGATGGAGCTAGTAATATACAAGGTGAATTCAATGGTCTTAAAACTCTTATTCTGAATGAAAATCCATGTGCATTTTATATTCATTGTTTTGCTCATCAACTTCAAGCAGCTCTTGTAGCTATTGCAAAAAAGCATTACAAAATTGCATCTTTCTTTGGTGTGATTACTAATGTGTTCAATGTTGTTGGAGCCTTTTACAAATGTTCTGACATTCTTCAAGAGAAACAAGATGCAATAGTTGTTGAAGCACTTCAAAATGGAGAGATTACAAGTGGTAAAGGCTTGAATCAACAAACTAGACTCAAACATCCAAGAGATACAAGTTGGGGATCACATTATGGTACGTTAGTAAGTTTGATTACTATGTTTTCATCCACAACTGATGTTCTTGAAGAATTCGTTGATAGTGGATCATATTCTGATCAGAAATGTGAGGCAAAGAATTTAATTAGAGTCCATACAATCATTTCAATTTGTTTTTTTGCCTATATTTGA